In Ipomoea triloba cultivar NCNSP0323 chromosome 7, ASM357664v1, a single genomic region encodes these proteins:
- the LOC116025774 gene encoding protein GLUTAMINE DUMPER 5-like translates to MLTPDEGAAVAAAKNPVRHSPSQSPSPVPYLFGGLAAMMGLIACAVLILICSYWRLSGPLGAGDDADRDPEAGDGNGNDGSAPAPVVEEKFLVILAGQEKPTCLATPVASRVSSFGSSCSCSSSTVSSESSTLGKSDGENDEKKRDFNGGGRVEMGTIDRVSRTRS, encoded by the coding sequence ATGTTGACGCCGGATGAAGGCGCGGCCGTGGCGGCGGCCAAGAATCCGGTACGGCATTCCCCGTCTCAGTCGCCGTCGCCGGTGCCGTATCTTTTCGGCGGCCTGGCCGCCATGATGGGGCTCATAGCTTGTGCAGTCTTGATCCTTATCTGCTCTTACTGGCGCCTCTCCGGCCCGCTGGGTGCCGGCGACGACGCCGACCGGGACCCCGAGGCCGGAGACGGCAATGGCAACGACGGGTCGGCGCCGGCGCCGGTGGTTGAAGAGAAGTTTCTGGTGATTCTGGCGGGACAAGAAAAACCGACTTGTCTGGCTACGCCTGTGGCGAGTAGAGTGTCGTCTTTTGGGAGCAGTTGCAGCTGTAGCAGTAGTACGGTGAGCAGTGAGAGTAGTACTCTGGGGAAATCTGACGGGGAAAACGATGAGAAAAAGCGTGATTTTAACGGCGGCGGTCGGGTGGAAATGGGAACCATAGATCGGGTCTCTCGAACTCGAAgttag